The Pseudomonas entomophila genome segment CACGCGTCATGGACAATCTCTGGACTTCGCTGCCGCTACCTGGCCTGAGCGACGATCAAAGGCACTGGCTGTTCGCCCCAGGCTCGCTGACCTTGCGCCTCAAGGCGCTGGGCCGGTTCAGCATGGATGTGACCCAGCAGCGGATCGATTTCCCCGAACCCGGTGAAGCCCATGCCCTGGGCTGCACCACCGACAGCCCTGCCTGGATCCGTGAAGTGGCCTTGAAAGTCGACGACCAGGTCATGGTCTGCGCCCGCAGCCTGACGCCGATGCGCGAGAGCCGGCCGGCCTGGCCGGAGCTTGCCGGCTACGGCGCCGAGCCATTGGGCAGCATGCTGTACAACTCGCAGGATATTCAGCGCGGTGCTTTCGAATGCCAGCGCCCGCAGGCCGATGACCCGCTGTGGCGCCTGGCCACGTCGCTCGGCCAGCCAAACGGCAAGCTGCTGGCCCGCCGCTCGCGCTTCCTGCGCGACGGCCAGCCACTGCTGATCGCCGAATGCTTTGTCGAGCGCTTCTGGGTTTTACTACAGGAGAGGAGCGCGCCGCTGAAACTGGCGATCTGAGCCAAGGGCGCGCTTGTGGGGGGAAGGCGAATCAGCCTTCTTCCAGGCGGGCTTCGTTGTCGCGGATGACCTGCGAGGTGTGCGGGTCTTTGTCGACGGCCTCGAGCAGGGAGCTGAGCAGGCCAGGGAAACGGGCTTCCAGGTCATCCCGGCGGATCGACAGCAGGTTCTCACGGCCATAAGGGCGTTGCCAGATCACACCGCTGTCGCGCAGCACGCGCCAGTGGTGGGTCATGGTCGACTTGGAGGCACCTTTGAGGATGCGCCCGCAAGGGTGTTCTTCGCCATCGGAGAGGACCTTCAGCACAGTCAGGCGCAACGGGTTGCCAAGTGCTGTCAGGACGTTTTCCAGGCGGATCTGCTCGATGCTGGGGTGGTTGGCAGTGTACATGCAATAACCTCAATAGCTTTACAAGGATCACCACGCGCCGGATCGCCTGCGCGGTACCGTCCGTGGTTTCCCCGTATTGATCAGGCGCGATTCCATGTCGCGCTCCTGGGAAGCCGAGTCCGAACCTGGCAATACCCCATAGGGACAGCATGTTCCCAACTATCTAGGGCCATCAGTCGATGGCTGCCTGCCTCTGGAATCACGACTGTTTGTTAGTACGAACAGTGTAGGACTATACACCATTGTTACAACCGTTCGCGAGTCAAACTCGTTCCATGTGCTACCTGCAAGCATCAAGGCGCAACCCATTTACCCTTGTAAAACAGGACGTTGTGCAAAGGGACGAATTTAAGAAAGGGAGTGTTTCAAGGTGTAAAGCCTGCGCCGGGTGCAACCCCGGCGCAGGCTGAAGGGGCACTCAACGTACAGCGTTTGGCTCAGGCTGGTAGCCGCCCCCCAACGCTGTGACCAGGCTCACCGCCGAGTCGATCTGCTTGCTGCTGAGCAGGGCCAGGCGCATTTCATCTTCGATCAACTGCTCTTCGATGTTCAGCGAGTCAAGGAAGTTGTTTTCCCCGACTTCGAAACGTTCGACAGCCAGGTCGAAGGACGACTGCGCCGTGTCGCGTGCGGTGCGTTGCAGGCCGATCTGTCGGTTCACCGCCTGCAACTCGGTCACCGAGGTCGCCACCTGGTGCAGTGCCGTGTTCAGCGTGGCGTTGTAGCCGGCGATCGCCAGGTCCAGGTCGGCGTTGCTCTGCTTGAGCTCGGAGCGCAAGCGCCCGGCATCGAACAAAGGCAGGGTCACGGTCGGCGCGATGTTCCAGAAGCGGCTGATGCTGTCGTTGAAACTGTCACCGGACATGGCATGAATCCCGCCCCCGGCGCGCAGATTGATGTTGGGGTAGAAACGCGTCTTCACCGACGCCACGGTCTGGGTCTGCGCCTCGACCCGCCAGCGCGCCGCGACGATGTCGGGGCGGCGCCCCAACAGTTCGGCGGGCAGGTTTTCCGGCAAGGCGGCTTCGTCACTCTTGAGCGGCTTGGGCCGGGCGATGTCATGGGCGCCATCGACGCCAGTGCCCAGCAACGCCGAGAGCTGCAGACGGGCCACCTGCACATCGCTCCTGGCACCCAGCAGGCTGGCCTCGGCGCGTGCCACAAGGCCATCGACCCGCTGTAGCTGGGACTTGTTGTCCAAGCCATTGTGGAAGCGATCGCCAGTCAGGCTCTGCAGGTTGCGTAAGCGCTTCAGATCACGCTCGCTGAGGTCGACCACATCCCAGGCGTAGGTCAACTGGTTGTAGGCCTTGACCACGTTGGCCGCCAGCAGCAGGCGCGCCGACTGCAACTCGACCTCCGCCGCCCGCGCCTGGCTGACCGAAGCCTCCCAGGCGCTGCGCTTGCCGCCCCACAGGTCCAGATCGTAGTCGAAGGTCACGCCCAGGCTGCGCACGGTGACATAGCGGTTGCCCTGCCCGGCGTAATCCTCGCTGCGCGACAGCCGCGAGCGCTTCACGTCGCCGAAGGCGTCCACCTGCGGCGCCCGGTCGGCGCCGTAGTACTCCTGGTAGGCGTTGGCTTTGTCGGCCCGCGCCCGCACTTCCTGCAACCCGGGGTTGTTCTGCCAGGCCTTGGCCACCAGCCCGTCCAGCTGGGCGTCGCCGTAGCGCTGCCACCATTGCCCTTGCGGCCAGGGGGCGGCCGGCAAACGGGCGTCGGCCAGGGTGCTCGAAGGCGCGCCTTCGGGGGTCAGCAGGGTTTGATGGTGGTCGATGCCGGCGTGGTTGACGCAACCGCTCAGGGCCACCAGGGCCGCCAGCGACAGCGGCCATGCACAACGTGTGATTTTCAACATGCGATTATCCCCGTGCCGGCGCGTCGATGGCCTGGCCTTCAGTGCTGTCGGCAGGCGTAGGCTTGGGCTGCCTGGCGGTGCTGAGCAGGCTGTAGACCGTCGGCAGGATGAACAGGGTGAACAGGGTGCCGATCAGCATCCCGACGACGATCACCAGGCCCAGGCCGAAGCGGCTGTTGGCCCCGGCACCGGTGGCGAAGATCAGAGGGGCCAGGCCCACGACCATGGCCGCGGTGGTCATCAGGATCGGCCGCAGGCGCACTTCAGCGGCGTGGCGGATCGCTTGCAATTTGCCCATGCCGTGGTGCATCTGCAGTTCGTTGGCGAACGCCACCATCAGGATGCCGTGCTTGCTGATCAAGCCAATCAGCGTGATCAGGCCGATCTGCGTGTAGATGTTCAACGAGGTGTAGCCCAGCGCCAGCGGCAGCAGTGCCCCGCAGATCGACAGCGGCACGCTGATCAGGATGATGAACGGGTCGATGAAGCTCTCGTACTGCACCGCCAGCACCAGGTAGATGATCACCAGGGCAAAGGCGAAGGTCAGCACCAGGGTGTTGCCCTCCTGCACGAACTGGCGGGTATCCGACTGCCAGTCGTAGGTGTAGCCGGCCGGGAACTGCTTGGCCTGTTCGCTGAGGAAGGCCACGGCATCGCCCAGGGTCACGCCCGGTAGGGGGATGGCCTGGAAGGTCGCGGCGTTCTGCTGGTTGAACTGTGGGCGCAGGTTCGGCTCGACCTTGACCTTGATGGTGGCCAGGGTCGACAGCGGCACCAGGTTGCCGTGCTGGTCCTTGACGTAGTAGCGGTTCAACGCCTCGGGGGTCAGGCGATCCTGTGGTACCGACTGCGGAATCACGTCGTAGGAGCGGCCGTGGTAGGCAAAGCGGTTGACGTACTTCTCGCCGATCAGGCTGTTGAGGGTCTTGCCGATGTCGCTCATGCGAATGCCCATGGCGTTGGCCTTGGCCCTGTCGACCTGCACCTCGACCACCGGGTTGTTGAAGTCCAGGTCGCTGTCGACCACGGCGAACAGGCCGCTGCTGCGGGCACTGGCCTTGAGCTTGTCCATCACATCGAACAGCGATTGGTAGTCCTGGTCGCTGCGCACCACCATCTGCACCGGCAGACCGCCCGTGGAGCCCGGCAGTGGCGGCATCTGGAAGACGAAGATGCTGGTGCCTTCGATCTGGCTGACGCGTTGCTGCAGCAAGGGCTGGATCTGGTTGGCGCTACGTTCGCGCTTGTCCCAGTCGACCAGGTTGATGCCACCGACACTGTTCGACAGGCCGTCGGTGCCGTTGGCCACCCAGTCGCTGTAGCCTTCCGGGAACTCCTTGAACACTTCGTGGAGCTTTTCCGAGAACGCCTCGACGTAATGGATGTTGGCATGTTGCGGTGCCTTGATCGCGGTCAGCAGGATGTTCTGGTCTTCCAGTGGCGCCAGCTCGCTCTGCGCCGATTTATACAGTACCGGCAGGCTGAAGAAGATCACCAGGGCGATGGCCAGGCTGATCCAGCGCTTGGACAACGACACCCCCAGCAACTTGCCATACCGCTCGGCCAACCAGTGGAAGAAGGCCTCGGCCTTGCGCGCCATGTAGCCTTCGCTGGACTTGGCATCGAGCAAGCGGGTGCTCATGATCGGCGACAGGGTCAGGGCGACGATGCCGGACACCACCACCGAGCCGGCCAGGGTCAGCGCGAACTCCTTGAACAGGGTGCCGGTCAGGCCGCCCATCAGACCAATCGGCGCGTACACTGCAGCCAGGGTGAAGGTCATCGCCACCACCGGCCCCGCCACTTCGCGGGCACCGAGCAAGGCGGCTTCGAACGGCGTCTTGCCCTCCTCGATATGCCGGTGAACGTTCTCCACCACGACGATCGCGTCATCCACCACCAGGCCGATCGCCAGCACCATCGCCAGCAGCGTCAGCAGGTTCAGGCTGAAGCCGAACATCTGCATCAGCACCGCGGCACCGAGCATCGACAGCGGGATGGTCACCAGCGGGATCAGCACGGTGCGGAAGGTACCCAGGCACAGGTAGATCACCAGGACCACGATCACCAGCGCTTCGATCAGGGTGTGGGTCACCTCGTCAATGGACGACTGGATGAAGTGCGCCACCTCGAACGGGATCTGCACTTTCACGCCTGGCGGCAGGGTCTTCTCGATTTCCGGGATCAGTGCCTTGACCGCGTTGACGATAGTCAGCGGGTTGCCGGTGGGCGCGGCGTCGAGGCCGAGGAACATCGCCGGGACCGCGCTCATTGCGCCGCTGGTGTCGAACGATGCGGCGTTGAGCTCGACGGTGCCGACATCACGCACGCGGATGATGTTGCCGTTGTCGTTGCGCAGGACCATGTCCTTGAAGTCTTCGACGCTGGTCAGGTCGGTGTTGATGCGCAGGTTGCTGACCACATACAGGCCTTTGACCTGGCCGGGCGCGGCCTGGAAGTTGTTCTCCTTGATCGCATCGGCCACGTCCTGGCCGGTGATGCCGTAGCCGGCCAGCAGGTCCGGGTCCAGCCACAGGCGCATGGACATGGTCTGGCCGCCCAGCACGTTGATCTTGGCCACGCCATCGATGCCCGAGAACATCGGCTCGACCACCCGCGAGATGTAGTCGGCCACTTCCGGCATCGACAGTTGCTCGCTGGAGAACGCCACGTAGGCGACGCTGGTGAAGCCGCCGGAAGTGCGCTCGATCACCGGGTCATAGGCTTCGGCGGGCAGCTTGTAGCGGATCTGGTTGACCTTGGCCATCACCTCGGTGAGGGCGTTGATCGAGTTGCTGTTGAGCTGCATGCGCACGGTGACCAGGCTCTTGCCCTGGGTCGAGCTGGACGACAGGTAGTCGATGCCCTCGACCGAGGCCACGGCCTGGCTGATCGGCTGGGTCACGAAGCCCTGCATCAGTTCGGAGGAGGCACCGGGGTACTGGGTGGTGATGGTGATGGTGGAGGTTTCCAGCATCGGGTACTGGCGCACCGGCAGCTTGGTGAACGCCATGACCCCGAACAGCAGGATCAGCGTGCTGACCACCAGCGCCAGCACGGGCCGGCGCAGGAAAATATCGGTGAAATGCATGATCGTTCCTCAGCGCTGGACATTGAGCCGCACGGTGTCGGCCACAGGCTCGATGGCGACGCCGTCCTGCAGCTTGATCTGCCCGGAGGTCACCACTTCGTCGCCCGCCTGCAGGCCCTTGGCGACCACCGCCAGGCCATCGCGGCGCTCGCCAATACTGATGTTCTGCCGGCGGACCTTCTTCAAGCCGTTCTCTTCGTAGGTGACGAACACACTCTCGCCATAGGCGTTGTAGGTGATCGCGGTTTCTGGCACTACCAGCTCATCCTTGCCCGGCAACTGCACCTTGACCTTGGCGTACATGCCCGGGCGCAGCTTGCCCTGGTGTTCCTTGAGCAGCGCCTGGACCTTGATCACGTGCGAGTTGTTCACCTGCGGATCGATGGCGCTGACCGTGCCTTCGAACTTCATGCCACTCCATGCATCGACAGCCAGCTCCACGGCCTGGCCCTTGACGATGTTGGCGCTGTCACGCTCGGAAACGGTGAAGTTGACCCGCAGGCCATTGAGGTCGGTGAGCGTGGCCAGTGGCCGACCGGCCTGCACGTAGTCCCCCAGGTGCACCTGGCGAATCCCCAGCTCACCGGAGAACGGCGCGCGGATGGTCTTCTGCGCGATCTGCGCCTGGATGTTCTCGAGATTGCCCTTGGCCGCATCGAACTGCGCCCGCGCGCTGTCCAGCGCGCGCTGGCTCTCGGCGCCATTGCGCGCCAGGGCCTGCAGGCGCCCGTAGTGGGTCTTGGCGGCTTCGAACTCACCGCGCAGGCGCGTCAGCTCGCCCTCTTCCGGCGAGGTGTTGAGCCTGACCACCACGTTGCCGGCCTTGACCTGGTCACCCGAGTCGAAGGCCAGGGCGACCACCTGGCCGCTGACTTCGGCCGACAGCAACACCTGCTGGCGGGCCTCGATCTGGCCGATGGCAACCTGGTAATAGGTGTACGGCACCTGCTTGACCTTGGCCAGGGCCGCGGGTACCAGAACGGGGGCGGGCGCCGGCTCTTCTCCATGAGCCATGTAACGCAGCGTCAAGCCCCCCAGTACCGCAAGCGTGACTACCGACGCCGTTACCTTCCCTAGATAGTGTTTCGCCCGCATGACTTACCCCCTGTCGCCTGAATCGGCAACCGTCTGGAAATTCAACATTTAAAAACTCCAACTGCACGCTGCTGGCCCGGTCGGGCTGACCGGGGTTGCATCGGCTGAACGTCGGTGACTGGCGATGACCGCCAGATCAATAGATTTTGCTGGTCTGCGCCTTGGCCAGGTACAGCTTGCCCAGGCCGAACAGGTTCAACGGCGACAGGACGAAGTGCTTGGAGCCGACATGAATGTCGCGCAGGCTGCGCTCAAGCGCGCAGGTCTTGTAGACCGCCTTGGAACCCGTCAACCCGTGCAGCTGGTTGACGGCATTGAGCGCGTGCTCGTTGAGCAGCGAGCCGGCCAACCCGACCCGCACGTTCATGCCGTCGCCGTCGGCCAGCTGGGCCTGGGTGATGGCGTCCTCCAGCAGCAGCTGGGCGGTGTGCAGTTGCGCCAGGACGATACCGGTCTTCTCGCTGGTCAAGGCGGCCACGCCCTCATCGGCGGGTACGGTGCGCTCGTCGCGGAAGTACTCCAGTGCGGCCTTG includes the following:
- a CDS encoding MexW/MexI family multidrug efflux RND transporter permease subunit — translated: MHFTDIFLRRPVLALVVSTLILLFGVMAFTKLPVRQYPMLETSTITITTQYPGASSELMQGFVTQPISQAVASVEGIDYLSSSSTQGKSLVTVRMQLNSNSINALTEVMAKVNQIRYKLPAEAYDPVIERTSGGFTSVAYVAFSSEQLSMPEVADYISRVVEPMFSGIDGVAKINVLGGQTMSMRLWLDPDLLAGYGITGQDVADAIKENNFQAAPGQVKGLYVVSNLRINTDLTSVEDFKDMVLRNDNGNIIRVRDVGTVELNAASFDTSGAMSAVPAMFLGLDAAPTGNPLTIVNAVKALIPEIEKTLPPGVKVQIPFEVAHFIQSSIDEVTHTLIEALVIVVLVIYLCLGTFRTVLIPLVTIPLSMLGAAVLMQMFGFSLNLLTLLAMVLAIGLVVDDAIVVVENVHRHIEEGKTPFEAALLGAREVAGPVVAMTFTLAAVYAPIGLMGGLTGTLFKEFALTLAGSVVVSGIVALTLSPIMSTRLLDAKSSEGYMARKAEAFFHWLAERYGKLLGVSLSKRWISLAIALVIFFSLPVLYKSAQSELAPLEDQNILLTAIKAPQHANIHYVEAFSEKLHEVFKEFPEGYSDWVANGTDGLSNSVGGINLVDWDKRERSANQIQPLLQQRVSQIEGTSIFVFQMPPLPGSTGGLPVQMVVRSDQDYQSLFDVMDKLKASARSSGLFAVVDSDLDFNNPVVEVQVDRAKANAMGIRMSDIGKTLNSLIGEKYVNRFAYHGRSYDVIPQSVPQDRLTPEALNRYYVKDQHGNLVPLSTLATIKVKVEPNLRPQFNQQNAATFQAIPLPGVTLGDAVAFLSEQAKQFPAGYTYDWQSDTRQFVQEGNTLVLTFAFALVIIYLVLAVQYESFIDPFIILISVPLSICGALLPLALGYTSLNIYTQIGLITLIGLISKHGILMVAFANELQMHHGMGKLQAIRHAAEVRLRPILMTTAAMVVGLAPLIFATGAGANSRFGLGLVIVVGMLIGTLFTLFILPTVYSLLSTARQPKPTPADSTEGQAIDAPARG
- a CDS encoding efflux RND transporter periplasmic adaptor subunit, with product MAHGEEPAPAPVLVPAALAKVKQVPYTYYQVAIGQIEARQQVLLSAEVSGQVVALAFDSGDQVKAGNVVVRLNTSPEEGELTRLRGEFEAAKTHYGRLQALARNGAESQRALDSARAQFDAAKGNLENIQAQIAQKTIRAPFSGELGIRQVHLGDYVQAGRPLATLTDLNGLRVNFTVSERDSANIVKGQAVELAVDAWSGMKFEGTVSAIDPQVNNSHVIKVQALLKEHQGKLRPGMYAKVKVQLPGKDELVVPETAITYNAYGESVFVTYEENGLKKVRRQNISIGERRDGLAVVAKGLQAGDEVVTSGQIKLQDGVAIEPVADTVRLNVQR
- a CDS encoding ArsR/SmtB family transcription factor produces the protein MYTANHPSIEQIRLENVLTALGNPLRLTVLKVLSDGEEHPCGRILKGASKSTMTHHWRVLRDSGVIWQRPYGRENLLSIRRDDLEARFPGLLSSLLEAVDKDPHTSQVIRDNEARLEEG
- a CDS encoding chorismate--pyruvate lyase family protein; translated protein: MDNLWTSLPLPGLSDDQRHWLFAPGSLTLRLKALGRFSMDVTQQRIDFPEPGEAHALGCTTDSPAWIREVALKVDDQVMVCARSLTPMRESRPAWPELAGYGAEPLGSMLYNSQDIQRGAFECQRPQADDPLWRLATSLGQPNGKLLARRSRFLRDGQPLLIAECFVERFWVLLQERSAPLKLAI
- a CDS encoding efflux transporter outer membrane subunit, translated to MLKITRCAWPLSLAALVALSGCVNHAGIDHHQTLLTPEGAPSSTLADARLPAAPWPQGQWWQRYGDAQLDGLVAKAWQNNPGLQEVRARADKANAYQEYYGADRAPQVDAFGDVKRSRLSRSEDYAGQGNRYVTVRSLGVTFDYDLDLWGGKRSAWEASVSQARAAEVELQSARLLLAANVVKAYNQLTYAWDVVDLSERDLKRLRNLQSLTGDRFHNGLDNKSQLQRVDGLVARAEASLLGARSDVQVARLQLSALLGTGVDGAHDIARPKPLKSDEAALPENLPAELLGRRPDIVAARWRVEAQTQTVASVKTRFYPNINLRAGGGIHAMSGDSFNDSISRFWNIAPTVTLPLFDAGRLRSELKQSNADLDLAIAGYNATLNTALHQVATSVTELQAVNRQIGLQRTARDTAQSSFDLAVERFEVGENNFLDSLNIEEQLIEDEMRLALLSSKQIDSAVSLVTALGGGYQPEPNAVR